One genomic segment of Clostridium saccharoperbutylacetonicum N1-4(HMT) includes these proteins:
- a CDS encoding putative polysaccharide biosynthesis protein, whose translation MNKQSLIKGSVILGVAGILTKFLGLFFRWPLIMLIGDEGIGYYQMSYPMYMFFIAMASGVPVAISKIISEKNAIHDISGSFEVIKESAILMTIIGTGTTLVLFFFAKPIITFLKWDQKAYYSLIGISFAPMIISFVTIFRGFFQGLQNMTPSAISQVLEQIGRVVFGVGLAIFFLPRGIEYSAGGAAFGATAGAVIGGTYLYSRYRKIKKNYKIRNIKSNPEILTNILRIAIPISLGTTVGSVMNLIDSILVPQKLLEAGFTSTQATVLYAQLTGKASVIINIPLTISMAICTSLIPIIAENYILKRQADVRSKVDISMKMASVIAIPCTFGLFFLAEQVMKLIFPKMFDGIEILRYLSLSIPFIIITQTTTAILQGTGNYIKPVLNLLAGCIIKIVLTCILVSTERFNIYGAVIASCSAYIIVSILNIITMKFTLKVKLNFYEILIKPTYAAAIMMLLVLISYNIIYKNTISNGIACLISIFLGMIIYIILIIVLKVFDVSEIKNRFKRR comes from the coding sequence ATGAATAAACAATCGCTAATTAAGGGAAGTGTAATTCTTGGTGTTGCAGGAATACTAACAAAATTTTTAGGACTATTTTTTAGATGGCCATTGATAATGTTGATTGGAGATGAAGGAATAGGATATTATCAAATGTCATACCCAATGTATATGTTTTTTATAGCTATGGCTTCTGGTGTGCCAGTTGCAATTTCTAAAATTATATCTGAAAAAAATGCTATACATGATATATCAGGAAGCTTTGAGGTAATAAAGGAATCAGCTATTTTAATGACAATAATAGGGACAGGCACTACGTTAGTGCTATTCTTTTTTGCCAAGCCAATAATAACGTTTTTGAAATGGGATCAGAAAGCATATTATTCATTAATAGGTATATCCTTTGCGCCTATGATTATATCTTTTGTGACTATATTTAGAGGCTTTTTTCAAGGATTGCAGAATATGACGCCCTCGGCTATATCACAGGTTTTAGAGCAAATTGGGAGAGTTGTTTTTGGAGTTGGACTGGCAATATTTTTCTTGCCGAGGGGAATAGAATATTCAGCGGGTGGAGCAGCATTTGGAGCTACAGCAGGGGCAGTTATTGGTGGAACATATTTATATTCAAGGTACAGAAAAATTAAAAAAAATTATAAAATAAGAAATATAAAAAGTAATCCCGAAATATTAACTAATATATTAAGAATTGCAATTCCTATATCATTAGGTACAACCGTTGGAAGTGTTATGAATTTAATTGATTCTATTTTGGTGCCACAGAAGTTGTTGGAAGCTGGTTTTACTAGTACACAAGCCACTGTATTATATGCTCAATTAACAGGTAAAGCATCTGTAATTATAAATATTCCACTAACTATTTCTATGGCGATATGTACATCATTAATTCCTATTATAGCTGAAAATTATATACTAAAAAGACAAGCAGATGTTAGAAGTAAAGTGGATATATCTATGAAAATGGCATCTGTAATTGCAATACCTTGTACCTTTGGTCTTTTCTTCTTGGCAGAACAAGTAATGAAACTAATTTTTCCAAAAATGTTTGATGGGATAGAAATATTAAGATATCTATCTTTGTCAATCCCATTTATAATAATTACTCAAACTACAACTGCTATATTGCAAGGCACTGGAAATTATATAAAACCAGTTCTTAATCTCCTAGCTGGATGTATAATCAAGATTGTATTAACCTGTATTTTAGTATCTACAGAAAGATTTAATATATATGGAGCAGTCATAGCTAGCTGCAGTGCATATATAATAGTGAGTATATTAAACATAATAACAATGAAGTTTACATTAAAAGTTAAACTGAATTTTTACGAAATATTAATAAAACCAACGTATGCAGCTGCAATTATGATGTTGCTTGTATTAATAAGTTATAATATTATATATAAAAATACAATAAGTAATGGCATAGCTTGCTTAATATCAATATTTTTAGGTATGATAATATATATTATATTAATAATTGTACTTAAAGTATTTGATGTTAGTGAAATAAAGAATAGATTTAAAAGAAGATAA
- the mazG gene encoding nucleoside triphosphate pyrophosphohydrolase — MIKIVGLGPGDKDALTIGTVYEFENTKNIFLRTEKHPTVDYLIEKGIKFETYDNVYENTENFDEVYLNIANDLLVKHNSLGDLIYGVPGHPLVAEKSVFNLIELCKENNVEYKIIPAVSFIDAMIESIKIDPIEGLKVIDAFDIGNQILDKRIGTIITQVYNQLIASEVKLKLLDQYNDETDIYYVRAAGIKGQESIRKIPLFELDMQEDIDYLTSVYIPKDMNNKKDFNDLLDIIEILRGENGCPWDREQTHESLKKSLVEESYEVIDAIDQADDDSLIEELGDVLLQVVFHASIGKEDGYFDINDVIGAICDKMISRHPHVFKRSSELNSSEEVLVKWDDLKKKEKGYNTITEEMNGITKGLPALLRAHKVQEKAKKVGFDFEDISFAINKVKEELKEVIDVYNTENVEKITEEVGDLLFSCVNVARFLKVDEEVALNYTIDKFIKRFAYIESVAKEKNIELTNTSLDEMDKLWEISKKID, encoded by the coding sequence ATGATTAAAATAGTGGGATTAGGACCAGGAGATAAAGATGCATTGACTATAGGAACTGTATATGAATTTGAAAATACTAAAAATATTTTCTTAAGAACAGAAAAGCATCCAACAGTTGACTACTTAATTGAAAAAGGAATTAAGTTTGAAACATATGATAATGTTTATGAAAATACAGAAAATTTTGATGAAGTGTATTTAAACATAGCTAATGATTTGCTTGTGAAGCATAATAGTTTAGGAGATTTAATATATGGGGTGCCAGGACATCCATTAGTAGCAGAAAAATCAGTATTTAATTTAATAGAATTATGTAAAGAGAACAACGTGGAATATAAGATAATACCAGCTGTGAGTTTTATTGATGCTATGATTGAAAGCATAAAAATAGATCCAATTGAAGGCTTGAAAGTTATAGATGCATTTGATATTGGAAATCAAATATTAGATAAGCGTATAGGAACGATTATAACACAGGTATATAATCAATTAATAGCCTCAGAAGTTAAGTTGAAATTGCTTGATCAATATAATGATGAAACAGATATTTATTATGTAAGAGCAGCAGGTATAAAGGGTCAAGAAAGCATAAGAAAAATTCCTTTGTTTGAATTAGATATGCAAGAAGATATAGATTATTTAACATCAGTATACATTCCAAAAGATATGAATAATAAAAAAGATTTTAATGATCTTTTAGATATAATAGAGATATTAAGGGGAGAAAATGGTTGCCCATGGGATAGAGAACAAACTCACGAATCTCTTAAGAAATCTTTAGTAGAAGAAAGTTATGAGGTTATAGATGCAATAGATCAAGCTGATGATGATTCATTAATTGAAGAATTAGGAGATGTATTACTGCAAGTTGTTTTTCATGCATCTATAGGCAAAGAGGATGGATATTTTGATATAAATGACGTTATAGGAGCAATTTGTGATAAGATGATAAGCAGACATCCGCATGTTTTTAAAAGATCTAGTGAATTGAACTCTTCAGAAGAAGTATTAGTAAAGTGGGATGATTTAAAGAAAAAAGAAAAAGGGTATAATACTATTACAGAAGAAATGAATGGAATAACAAAAGGGTTGCCAGCACTTTTAAGAGCTCACAAAGTTCAAGAAAAAGCAAAAAAAGTTGGATTTGATTTTGAAGATATAAGTTTTGCAATAAATAAGGTAAAAGAAGAACTTAAAGAGGTAATTGATGTATATAATACAGAAAATGTGGAGAAAATAACAGAAGAAGTTGGAGATTTACTATTTTCATGTGTTAATGTTGCTAGATTTTTAAAGGTTGATGAAGAAGTGGCATTAAATTATACTATAGACAAGTTTATAAAAAGATTTGCTTATATTGAAAGCGTTGCAAAGGAAAAAAACATTGAATTAACTAACACAAGTTTGGATGAAATGGATAAACTTTGGGAAATTTCAAAAAAAATAGATTAA
- a CDS encoding HU family DNA-binding protein → MNKAELITSMAEKSKLTKKDAELALKALIESVEEALEKGEKVQLVGFGTFETRERAAREGRNPRTKEVIKIPATTVPVFKAGKEFKDKVNK, encoded by the coding sequence GTGAATAAAGCAGAATTAATTACTAGCATGGCAGAAAAAAGTAAATTAACAAAAAAAGATGCAGAATTAGCGCTAAAGGCTTTAATTGAAAGTGTTGAAGAAGCACTAGAAAAGGGTGAAAAAGTTCAATTAGTTGGATTTGGAACTTTTGAAACAAGAGAAAGAGCTGCTAGAGAAGGAAGAAATCCTAGAACTAAGGAAGTTATAAAAATTCCTGCAACTACAGTTCCAGTATTCAAAGCTGGTAAAGAATTTAAAGATAAAGTAAATAAGTAA
- a CDS encoding RNA-binding S4 domain-containing protein has translation MRLDKYLKVSRIIKRRTVAKEVCESGRILINDKQAKPSTSVKEGDIIQITFANRILKAEIINIAEHVKKEDAKEMYVIIEGEEDKE, from the coding sequence ATGAGGCTAGATAAATATTTAAAAGTATCGCGTATCATAAAGAGAAGAACTGTTGCTAAGGAAGTATGTGAAAGCGGGAGAATATTGATAAATGATAAGCAGGCAAAACCTTCTACATCAGTAAAAGAAGGAGATATTATTCAAATAACATTTGCAAATAGGATTTTAAAAGCTGAGATAATTAACATAGCTGAACATGTTAAAAAAGAAGATGCAAAAGAAATGTATGTGATTATTGAAGGGGAAGAAGATAAGGAGTAG
- the yabP gene encoding sporulation protein YabP — MEKKVENKVEDNRCNLFLENRKKITLSGVIEVISFDELKIDLTTSLGNLTIKGEDLKMNKLDVQNGDVIIAGNIGSVVYNGKVSKKSNETIISKLFK, encoded by the coding sequence ATGGAGAAAAAAGTGGAAAATAAAGTTGAAGATAATAGATGTAATTTATTTTTAGAGAATAGAAAAAAAATAACTTTAAGTGGTGTAATTGAAGTTATAAGTTTTGATGAATTAAAAATTGATTTAACCACTAGTTTAGGTAATTTAACTATTAAGGGAGAAGATCTAAAAATGAATAAGTTAGATGTGCAGAATGGTGACGTTATAATAGCTGGAAATATTGGATCTGTAGTTTATAATGGGAAGGTATCTAAAAAAAGTAATGAAACTATAATAAGTAAATTATTTAAGTAG
- the yabQ gene encoding spore cortex biosynthesis protein YabQ yields MPLELNMQINLVIYSVIGGIITGILFDIYRVIRGLNSFKILNVIEDMLFCVLIALIVFSFLLYINYAFLTPYVYIFIVISTLLYFRLLSKYFYKSEIIIAKLFYKLIRILLKNIRYPLKMIAYKIADRKK; encoded by the coding sequence ATGCCATTAGAATTAAATATGCAGATCAATCTTGTTATTTATAGTGTAATTGGAGGTATTATAACGGGAATATTATTTGATATATATAGAGTGATACGAGGACTAAATTCTTTTAAAATATTGAATGTGATAGAAGATATGCTTTTTTGTGTACTTATTGCGTTGATAGTATTTTCTTTTCTCTTATATATTAATTATGCTTTTTTAACTCCGTATGTATATATTTTTATAGTGATTTCTACTTTATTATACTTTAGACTTCTAAGTAAATATTTTTATAAAAGTGAAATAATAATAGCTAAGTTATTTTATAAATTAATTCGAATACTATTAAAAAATATAAGGTATCCATTAAAAATGATTGCGTATAAAATTGCTGATAGAAAGAAATAA
- a CDS encoding FtsB family cell division protein has protein sequence MKKKLILKRVIIVGFIVFFAFSYIRQSITISRIQKEIDSKQLQLDEINQKNQRLQDEAEKINSDSPDYLEKLARERLGMIKPGEKVVNSETTNKNSN, from the coding sequence ATGAAAAAAAAGTTAATATTAAAAAGAGTAATAATTGTTGGATTTATTGTGTTCTTTGCGTTTAGTTACATTAGGCAAAGTATAACAATAAGTAGGATTCAAAAAGAAATAGATAGTAAGCAACTGCAATTAGATGAGATTAATCAAAAAAACCAAAGACTTCAGGATGAGGCTGAAAAAATCAATTCCGATTCTCCTGATTATCTTGAAAAATTGGCAAGGGAGAGGCTTGGGATGATTAAACCTGGCGAAAAAGTTGTTAATAGTGAGACAACAAATAAAAATTCTAATTAG
- a CDS encoding S1 domain-containing RNA-binding protein, producing the protein MTLLAGNIVEGTVINITNFGAFIEVEGKTGLVHISEVADSYVKDIREHLNEQDKVKVKVISIDDNGKISLSIKQANVQRKSVKPAEIDWKATDKKKPSNSGNFEDIMSKFLKDSEERMQDVKKHQEFKGKGGKKGY; encoded by the coding sequence ATGACCTTATTGGCAGGAAACATAGTAGAGGGCACAGTGATAAACATTACGAATTTTGGAGCTTTTATTGAGGTTGAAGGCAAAACTGGATTAGTTCATATTTCAGAAGTTGCGGATTCTTACGTAAAGGATATTAGGGAACATCTTAACGAGCAAGATAAAGTGAAGGTAAAAGTTATCTCAATAGATGACAATGGGAAAATTAGTCTTTCAATAAAACAAGCAAATGTTCAAAGAAAATCAGTTAAACCAGCAGAAATTGATTGGAAGGCAACTGATAAGAAGAAACCTTCTAATTCGGGGAACTTTGAAGATATTATGTCTAAATTCTTAAAAGATAGTGAAGAAAGAATGCAGGATGTAAAGAAGCATCAAGAATTTAAGGGAAAAGGTGGAAAGAAAGGTTATTAG
- the spoIIE gene encoding stage II sporulation protein E, protein MQYGLGVDKYQEINKVTNVKRNIGIKTSLVRLCTILIAGILLGRVSLLLNQSDRSGIAPIGLAYLIAIVTKGNKKDNFAAATGVAMGYLSINNLLTDGYAYVTSVFLIMIYYTSIPTTRKRKRELIGFIIILISFFFYGLWISKYELGIDITLSIIETLIIVPIYYVIKYAINSLEVINTSYLYSSEELVSISMFLCLLIAGIGNVDFVDYSIRNICALTLVLVIAYIGGATYGAMIGVLMGIMIGIASNNMMYSVAFFGVGGLIIGIFKDTGKIFSILSSIIIYSALALYSNSVTLKLAVEVLASSFLFLCIPKLIYESIEIEINPYVKKASLGEIQLNSMKEEFTFKLKELTNVLANVSKCLLNTNDNENLLIKSKGSALVENLADRSCCNCENRILCWKKDFHQTFNAFQILIQRCEEGKLEIPEYLQKKCIKNFTILKCAESIVNNYSVNETIKNRLAEGREILSEHISNISRTLNDLLGSFKKEVNIDVELEGITKRILNKNLINYSDVFCYVDKNGRSKIRINMNDYENFNYCEKNIVSLLNNNLNIRVRIGDDGSSIDTETNQRIIKIEEKPKYRMVSYVSVEPKSGEKEIGDSYSFGRVVDGSYMTILSDGMGFGPEAKEESKSTVDLVEKLMEAGFDENITVNTVNSIMGMRFVENEKYATLDLSKIDLYTGQGVFVKIGAVSSFIKRGSEVKVINSKNLPLGLVDEVEVERIKEVLKPGDILVNISDGVLDIERYSFGEVSWIEEYLKNVNAGPRELSEKILNRAKKLSGGIVKDDMTVIVSKIYLDS, encoded by the coding sequence GTGCAGTATGGGTTAGGTGTAGACAAATATCAAGAGATAAACAAAGTGACAAATGTAAAAAGGAACATAGGGATAAAAACATCTTTAGTAAGATTATGCACTATTTTGATAGCTGGGATTTTACTTGGAAGAGTAAGTTTGTTATTAAATCAATCAGATAGAAGTGGAATAGCTCCGATTGGATTAGCTTATTTAATAGCTATTGTTACAAAGGGAAATAAAAAAGACAATTTTGCAGCAGCAACGGGAGTTGCCATGGGATATTTATCAATAAATAATCTATTAACAGATGGATATGCATATGTAACCTCTGTATTTTTAATAATGATATATTATACTTCTATACCAACAACAAGGAAAAGAAAGAGGGAGTTAATAGGTTTTATTATCATTTTAATCAGTTTCTTTTTTTATGGTCTTTGGATTAGTAAATATGAACTGGGAATAGATATAACTTTGAGCATAATAGAAACATTAATTATTGTACCAATATATTATGTTATAAAATATGCGATAAATTCTCTAGAAGTAATTAATACTAGTTATTTATATTCATCTGAAGAGTTAGTTAGTATAAGTATGTTTTTATGCTTATTAATTGCAGGGATAGGAAACGTTGATTTTGTTGATTATTCAATAAGAAATATATGTGCATTAACATTAGTTCTGGTAATTGCCTATATAGGAGGAGCTACATATGGAGCTATGATTGGAGTTTTAATGGGAATAATGATTGGGATTGCATCTAATAACATGATGTATAGTGTGGCTTTTTTTGGTGTTGGAGGACTGATAATTGGAATATTTAAAGATACAGGAAAAATATTTTCAATACTTTCAAGTATAATAATTTATTCTGCACTGGCGTTATATTCAAATTCAGTAACCTTAAAGTTGGCTGTTGAGGTCTTAGCTAGTTCTTTTTTATTCTTATGCATACCAAAGCTTATATATGAAAGTATTGAAATTGAGATAAATCCATATGTAAAAAAGGCATCTTTAGGGGAAATTCAATTGAATTCAATGAAAGAGGAATTTACTTTTAAGTTAAAAGAATTAACAAATGTACTGGCAAATGTGTCAAAGTGCTTACTCAATACTAATGATAATGAAAATTTATTGATTAAATCGAAAGGAAGTGCTTTAGTAGAGAATTTAGCAGATAGAAGTTGTTGCAACTGTGAGAATAGGATTTTATGCTGGAAAAAAGATTTTCATCAGACATTTAATGCATTTCAAATACTAATACAAAGATGTGAGGAGGGAAAATTAGAAATACCAGAATATTTACAAAAAAAATGTATTAAAAATTTTACGATTTTGAAATGTGCTGAATCAATTGTAAATAATTACAGTGTAAATGAAACAATAAAAAACAGGTTGGCAGAGGGGAGGGAGATATTATCAGAACATATATCCAATATATCTCGAACCTTAAACGATCTTCTAGGTAGCTTTAAGAAAGAAGTTAATATTGATGTAGAATTAGAAGGTATAACAAAACGAATTTTGAATAAAAATTTAATAAATTATAGTGATGTTTTTTGTTATGTGGATAAAAATGGTAGAAGTAAAATTAGAATAAATATGAATGATTATGAGAATTTTAATTATTGTGAAAAAAATATAGTATCATTGTTAAACAATAATCTTAATATTAGAGTTCGTATAGGAGATGATGGAAGTAGTATCGATACTGAAACAAATCAACGTATTATAAAAATAGAAGAAAAACCCAAATATCGTATGGTCTCTTATGTATCTGTTGAACCTAAAAGTGGAGAAAAGGAAATAGGAGATAGTTATAGTTTTGGAAGAGTTGTTGATGGATCATATATGACGATTTTAAGTGATGGAATGGGTTTTGGTCCAGAGGCGAAGGAAGAAAGTAAATCAACTGTTGATTTAGTAGAAAAACTTATGGAGGCTGGATTTGATGAAAACATAACAGTAAATACAGTTAATTCTATAATGGGAATGAGATTTGTAGAAAATGAAAAATATGCGACATTGGACTTGAGTAAAATTGATTTATATACTGGTCAAGGCGTTTTTGTGAAAATAGGTGCAGTCTCAAGCTTTATTAAGAGAGGGAGTGAGGTGAAGGTTATTAATTCAAAGAATTTGCCATTGGGACTTGTAGATGAGGTGGAGGTTGAAAGAATAAAAGAAGTTTTAAAGCCTGGTGATATATTGGTAAATATAAGTGATGGTGTTTTAGATATTGAAAGGTATAGCTTTGGAGAAGTAAGTTGGATTGAAGAGTATTTAAAGAATGTTAATGCGGGTCCTAGAGAACTATCTGAAAAAATATTAAATAGAGCGAAGAAATTAAGTGGAGGCATAGTTAAAGATGATATGACAGTAATAGTTTCAAAAATTTATTTGGATAGCTAA
- the tilS gene encoding tRNA lysidine(34) synthetase TilS produces MDRKVLSYIRDNKLLKSKDKILVALSGGPDSLCLLNILLELRQELDIEIAAAHLNHLLRGADAIGDEEYVIDICNTMGIKCFVRRLDINIYAKEHRLSSEMAGRKARYDFFEEISEKEGFNKIATAHNANDQAETILFRLMRGTGLDGLGGIKASRDGKIIRPILCLSRSEVEGYIELKKLNPRIDKTNFERIYNRNKIRLDILPYMKENFNEDIIDALNRMALLLQKDNEFIENLALSLYNKYCIEDSAYFIIKKEIFIEEEPIATRVLRNALIKYSKSNYDFEMKHIYEIFHLAKKNSGKLIHLPNGIYAENIYGDIYIKSKVEKYHIDNKIEDIILEKNNINTNEIILDNFIVKFEVITDYEMSQIISNQNKFTKYFDFDKIKNNISMRNRRNGDKIIPLGMTGNKKVKDIFIDMKIPKDERDSIPILCFDNKIAWIIGIKISEEYKITDKSGNILKVVVERKEY; encoded by the coding sequence TTGGACAGAAAAGTACTATCTTATATTAGAGATAATAAGTTATTAAAAAGTAAGGATAAGATTTTAGTTGCTCTCTCTGGTGGCCCAGATTCTTTGTGTCTTTTGAATATTTTGCTGGAGTTAAGACAAGAATTAGATATTGAGATAGCAGCTGCGCATTTAAATCACCTTTTGAGAGGGGCAGATGCAATTGGTGATGAAGAATATGTAATTGATATTTGCAATACGATGGGGATAAAATGTTTTGTTAGACGTTTAGATATAAATATTTATGCTAAAGAACATAGATTATCATCTGAAATGGCAGGAAGAAAGGCTAGATATGATTTCTTTGAAGAAATTTCAGAAAAAGAGGGATTTAACAAAATTGCAACTGCACACAATGCAAATGATCAAGCTGAAACAATTTTATTTAGACTTATGAGAGGAACAGGACTCGATGGGCTTGGAGGAATTAAAGCTTCAAGAGATGGAAAGATAATAAGACCAATTTTGTGTTTATCAAGAAGTGAAGTAGAAGGATATATAGAATTAAAAAAATTAAATCCAAGAATTGATAAAACAAATTTTGAAAGGATTTATAACAGAAATAAAATAAGATTAGATATATTACCATATATGAAAGAAAATTTTAATGAGGACATAATAGATGCTTTGAATAGAATGGCTTTATTATTACAAAAGGACAATGAATTCATTGAAAATTTAGCTTTAAGTTTATACAATAAATATTGTATAGAGGATAGTGCTTATTTTATAATAAAAAAGGAAATATTTATTGAAGAAGAGCCTATAGCAACAAGAGTGTTAAGAAATGCATTAATAAAATATTCTAAGTCAAATTATGATTTTGAGATGAAGCATATATATGAAATTTTTCATTTAGCAAAAAAGAATTCAGGAAAGTTGATACATTTACCTAATGGTATTTATGCTGAGAATATCTATGGAGATATATACATAAAAAGTAAAGTAGAAAAGTATCATATAGATAATAAAATAGAAGATATAATTTTAGAAAAAAACAATATAAATACAAATGAAATTATATTAGATAATTTTATAGTTAAATTCGAAGTTATTACTGACTATGAAATGAGTCAGATAATTTCAAATCAAAATAAATTCACAAAATATTTTGATTTTGATAAAATTAAGAATAATATTTCAATGAGAAATAGAAGAAATGGTGATAAAATTATTCCTTTAGGCATGACTGGAAATAAGAAAGTAAAAGACATTTTTATTGATATGAAAATACCTAAAGATGAAAGAGATAGTATCCCTATTTTATGTTTTGATAATAAAATTGCTTGGATTATTGGAATAAAAATCTCTGAAGAATATAAAATTACAGATAAAAGTGGAAATATATTAAAAGTAGTTGTTGAAAGAAAGGAATATTAG
- the hpt gene encoding hypoxanthine phosphoribosyltransferase, translating into MKQDIQEILFSEDVLNKRIKELASEISNDYEGKNLVVVGILKGSVLFAAELIKNISVLCEIDFMAVSSYGSSTETSGVVRILKDLDNSIEGKDILLVEDIVDTGITLSYLLKYLRARNANSIEIISLLNKPARRKVDLDVKYIGFEVPDGFIVGYGIDYAEKYRNLPFIGILKPEVYNK; encoded by the coding sequence ATGAAACAGGATATACAAGAAATATTATTTTCGGAAGACGTTTTGAATAAACGTATTAAAGAACTTGCAAGTGAAATAAGTAACGATTATGAGGGGAAGAATTTAGTTGTAGTTGGTATATTGAAGGGTTCAGTATTGTTTGCGGCAGAGTTAATTAAAAACATTTCTGTTCTGTGTGAGATAGATTTTATGGCTGTTTCAAGCTATGGAAGTTCTACAGAAACATCTGGTGTTGTAAGAATTTTAAAAGATTTAGATAACAGCATTGAAGGTAAGGATATTTTATTAGTTGAAGATATTGTTGATACAGGAATTACTTTATCTTATCTGCTTAAGTATTTGCGTGCAAGAAATGCTAACAGCATAGAAATAATTTCGTTGTTAAATAAACCGGCTAGAAGAAAGGTAGATTTAGACGTTAAGTATATTGGATTTGAAGTGCCTGATGGATTCATAGTAGGTTATGGAATAGACTATGCGGAGAAATATAGAAACTTACCTTTTATAGGAATATTAAAACCAGAGGTATACAACAAATAG